Proteins encoded by one window of Mercenaria mercenaria strain notata chromosome 4, MADL_Memer_1, whole genome shotgun sequence:
- the LOC123551053 gene encoding somatostatin receptor type 2-like, with protein sequence MESLTEENVTNINVTLYDNNQTWSFFPPPPPAPPKDVLLNFKKYAYIITCVIGIIGNIIIFFVFTRTKLKKPSTARYLAAAAVADSGFLLVVMCVNLEEFYKIRVHSVIGPCQLITFGDHAFSFLCRWYLTAVIIEKYIGVMWPRKKTKMCTVFRAKCVIISLAIISIVSYLYMTWFVGVYGDPPVCRLFYSNKQVLESWKILTKMDSIVNFVVPYLTIFLLTCLIAYRSWEYHRRSMTASERFLRRRRVTTPEDKEFKTTPLLILLAMSTLILSIPNSAMRILAFSDDFRPTESTMMMMHLFHYFVVLNSAIKICIYLIASNAFARQLGRSFCMLKSVLKKSDDSELQTRHITEKMDGVAIEGKV encoded by the coding sequence ATGGAAAGTCTGACAGAGGAGAATGTTACTAACATTAATGTAACGCTTTACGACAACAACCAAACGTGGTCTTTCTTTCCACCACCGCCTCCGGCGCCACCAAAAGACGTGttgctaaattttaaaaaatatgcatatattatTACATGCGTAATTGGTATTATTggaaatattatcatattttttgtatttacgAGGACCAAACTGAAGAAACCGTCTACTGCAAGGTATCTAGCAGCTGCTGCTGTTGCTGACTCTGGTTTTCTGCTCGTTGTTATGTGTGTTAATCTTGAAGAGTTCTACAAGATTCGGGTACACTCTGTGATAGGACCTTGTCAACTGATTACATTTGGGGATCATGCTTTCTCCTTTCTGTGTAGATGGTACCTTACGGCAGTCATTATTGAGAAATATATTGGAGTCATGTGGCCGCGCAAGAAAACTAAAATGTGCACAGTTTTCCGAGCAAAATGCGTTATAATTTCATTAGCTATTATAAGCATAGTGAGTTATTTATATATGACGTGGTTTGTAGGTGTGTACGGAGATCCACCAGTCTGTAGGTTGTTCTACAGTAACAAACAAGTTTTAGAATCATGGAAAATACTCACCAAAATGGACTCGATAGTTAACTTTGTAGTTCCATacttaacaatatttttattaacgTGCCTTATTGCTTATAGAAGTTGGGAATATCACAGAAGGTCAATGACGGCAAGTGAGAGATTCCTGCGACGAAGACGAGTAACAACTCCAGAAGACAAAGAATTTAAGACTACACCATTACTGATTTTGCTAGCGATGAGTACATTGATTCTTAGTATTCCAAACAGCGCCATGAGAATTCTTGCATTTTCTGACGATTTTAGACCTACGGAGTCCACTATGATGATGATGcacctttttcattattttgtagtTCTAAACAGTGCTATCAAAATTTGTATCTATTTGATAGCATCAAACGCGTTTGCACGTCAGCTTGGAAGATCATTTTGCATGCTTAAAAGTGTCTTGAAAAAGTCTGACGATTCGGAACTGCAAACGCGGCATATCACAGAAAAAATGGACGGTGTTGCTATAGAGGGAAAGGTGTGA